A DNA window from Mycolicibacter hiberniae contains the following coding sequences:
- a CDS encoding glycosyltransferase family 4 protein, protein MSAVRSVLLLCWRDTGHPQGGGSETYLQRIGAELAAAGVAVTLRTAHYPGAPKHEVVDGVRISRRGGPYTVYLWALAVMAAARVGLGPLRGVRPDVVIDTQNGLPFLARLIYGRRVAMLVHHCHREQWPVAGPVLSRIGWMVESRLSPWLNRRNQYVTVSLPSLRDLVELGVGAERIAVVRNGLDEAPPATLTHPRSPAPRVVVLSRLVPHKQIEDALEAVAALRARIPDLHLDVIGGGWWADRLVQYAAELEITDVVTFHGHVDEVTKHELVQRAWVHVLPSRKEGWGLAVIEAGQHGVPTIGYRASGGLSDSIVDGVTGMLVDDRDGLVEQLRRLLADAVLREQLGAKAQARSAEFSWGQSAEGLHAVLRAVQERRYVSGVV, encoded by the coding sequence GTGTCTGCTGTGCGGTCGGTCCTGCTGCTGTGCTGGCGTGACACCGGGCATCCGCAGGGCGGCGGCAGTGAGACCTACCTGCAGCGCATCGGTGCCGAGCTGGCCGCTGCCGGCGTGGCGGTCACCCTGCGTACCGCCCACTATCCCGGGGCGCCCAAGCACGAGGTCGTCGACGGGGTGCGCATCAGCCGCCGGGGCGGCCCGTACACGGTGTACCTCTGGGCGTTGGCCGTGATGGCGGCGGCTCGCGTCGGCCTGGGTCCTCTGCGGGGCGTGCGGCCCGACGTGGTGATCGACACCCAGAACGGGCTGCCCTTTTTGGCGCGCCTCATCTACGGACGCCGGGTCGCGATGCTGGTGCATCACTGCCACCGCGAACAGTGGCCGGTAGCCGGGCCGGTGCTGAGCCGGATCGGCTGGATGGTCGAGTCGAGGCTGTCGCCGTGGCTCAACCGGCGCAATCAGTACGTGACGGTGTCGTTGCCGTCGCTGCGCGACCTGGTCGAACTGGGTGTGGGCGCCGAGCGCATCGCGGTGGTGCGCAACGGCCTCGACGAGGCGCCGCCCGCCACGCTGACACACCCGCGCTCGCCGGCGCCGCGGGTGGTGGTGTTGTCGCGCCTGGTTCCGCACAAGCAGATCGAGGATGCGTTGGAGGCCGTGGCGGCGCTGCGCGCCCGTATCCCGGACCTGCACCTCGACGTCATCGGCGGGGGGTGGTGGGCAGACCGGCTGGTGCAGTACGCCGCGGAGCTCGAGATCACCGACGTGGTGACCTTCCATGGCCATGTCGATGAGGTCACCAAGCACGAACTGGTGCAACGGGCCTGGGTCCATGTCCTGCCCTCCCGCAAGGAGGGTTGGGGGTTGGCGGTCATCGAAGCGGGCCAGCACGGCGTGCCCACCATCGGCTACCGGGCCTCCGGCGGGTTGTCGGACTCGATAGTCGACGGGGTCACCGGGATGCTGGTCGACGACCGTGACGGGCTGGTCGAGCAACTCAGGCGATTGCTGGCCGACGCGGTGCTGCGCGAGCAACTCGGCGCCAAGGCGCAGGCCCGCAGTGCCGAATTCTCCTGGGGGCAAAGCGCCGAGGGGCTGCATGCGGTATTGAGAGCGGTACAGGAACGTCGCTACGTCAGCGGCGTGGTCTGA
- a CDS encoding class I SAM-dependent methyltransferase has product MAATDLFARHATLGRSVRLLSQFRYEQTAPARFYGALATDTAAMVAELWRGVHGDEPAGKTLLDVGGGPGYFASAFAGAGLRYIGVEPDPGEVHAMHAARAASSPGRFVRASGMALPFADASVDICLSSNVAEHVPRPWRLGNEMLRVTRPGGLAVLSYTVWLGPFGGHEMGLSHYLGGHRAARRYTRRHGHPPKNNYGSSLFAVSAAAGLDWARHTGTLVAAFPRYHPRWAWPMTKAPGIREFGVSNLVLVLRPN; this is encoded by the coding sequence GTGGCTGCCACCGACCTGTTCGCGCGACACGCGACGCTGGGCCGTTCGGTGCGCCTGCTTTCCCAGTTCCGCTACGAGCAGACCGCACCGGCACGGTTCTACGGTGCGCTGGCCACAGACACCGCGGCCATGGTCGCCGAGCTGTGGCGGGGGGTCCACGGCGACGAGCCGGCCGGAAAGACACTGCTCGACGTCGGGGGCGGACCGGGCTACTTCGCCAGCGCGTTCGCCGGCGCCGGGTTGCGTTACATCGGCGTGGAACCCGACCCCGGGGAAGTCCACGCCATGCATGCCGCACGGGCCGCGTCTTCCCCGGGCAGGTTCGTGCGGGCCTCCGGGATGGCCCTGCCGTTCGCGGATGCCAGCGTGGACATCTGCCTGTCCTCCAACGTCGCCGAGCATGTGCCGCGGCCCTGGCGACTCGGCAATGAGATGCTGCGGGTCACCCGGCCAGGCGGCCTGGCGGTGCTCTCCTACACCGTGTGGCTGGGTCCGTTCGGCGGCCACGAAATGGGGCTCAGTCACTATCTGGGCGGGCACCGGGCCGCCCGGCGCTATACCCGCCGGCACGGCCACCCGCCGAAGAACAACTACGGCTCGTCATTGTTCGCGGTGTCGGCCGCCGCGGGGCTGGACTGGGCCCGCCACACCGGCACATTGGTGGCGGCTTTCCCCCGTTATCACCCGCGATGGGCGTGGCCCATGACGAAGGCGCCGGGCATTCGCGAGTTCGGCGTGAGCAACCTGGTGCTGGTACTGCGACCGAACTGA
- a CDS encoding aldehyde dehydrogenase, with protein MTDSSITEYDTLFIGGKWTAPSTDQVIEVRSPATGEYVGKVPLAAKADVDNAVAAARRAFDSGPWPSTPPAERAAVIVAAIKLMEERKDQFTRLLGAETGQPPMSVETMHWMSSLGALNFFAGPAVDEVSWEEVRTGAYGQTIVRREPIGVVGAIVAWNVPLFLAVNKLGPALLAGCTVVLKPAAETPFSANLLAQTFADAGLPEGVLSVVPGGAETGQALTSNPDVDIFSFTGSSAVGKEIGKRAAELLKPCTLELGGKSASIVLEDVDLASAIPMLVFSGIMNTGQACVAQTRILAPRSRYEEVVEAVKNFVAALPVGLPDDPAAQIGALISEKQRERVEGYIAKGIEEGARLVCGGSRPTGREELASGFFVEPTVFADVDNSMTIAQEEIFGPVLSIIAYDTEDDAVAIANDSVYGLAGSVWTSNVERGIEIAKKIRTGTYGINWYAFDPCCPFGGYKNSGIGRENGKEGVEHFTQQKSVLMPMGYTLDA; from the coding sequence ATGACCGACTCCAGCATCACCGAATACGACACCCTCTTCATCGGCGGCAAGTGGACCGCCCCGTCCACCGATCAGGTGATCGAGGTTCGCAGCCCGGCCACCGGCGAGTATGTCGGCAAGGTGCCGCTGGCGGCCAAGGCGGACGTTGACAACGCAGTCGCGGCGGCGCGTCGCGCGTTCGACTCCGGCCCGTGGCCGTCGACCCCGCCGGCCGAACGCGCTGCCGTGATCGTCGCCGCAATCAAGCTCATGGAAGAGCGCAAGGACCAGTTCACCCGCCTGTTGGGCGCCGAGACCGGCCAGCCCCCCATGAGTGTCGAGACCATGCACTGGATGAGCTCGCTGGGCGCCCTGAACTTCTTCGCCGGTCCCGCCGTGGACGAGGTCAGCTGGGAAGAGGTTCGCACCGGCGCCTACGGTCAGACGATTGTGCGCCGCGAGCCGATCGGGGTGGTCGGTGCGATCGTCGCGTGGAACGTGCCGCTGTTCCTTGCGGTCAACAAGCTGGGTCCGGCCCTGCTGGCCGGCTGCACGGTGGTGCTCAAGCCGGCTGCCGAGACGCCGTTCAGCGCGAACCTGCTGGCGCAGACGTTCGCCGACGCGGGTCTGCCCGAAGGTGTGCTGTCGGTGGTGCCGGGCGGCGCCGAGACAGGTCAGGCGCTGACCTCCAACCCGGACGTGGACATCTTCTCCTTCACCGGCAGCTCGGCGGTCGGCAAGGAGATCGGCAAGCGCGCCGCGGAACTGCTCAAGCCGTGCACGCTGGAACTGGGCGGAAAGTCGGCGTCCATCGTGCTCGAGGACGTCGACCTGGCATCGGCGATCCCGATGCTGGTGTTCTCCGGGATCATGAACACCGGGCAGGCGTGCGTTGCCCAAACCCGCATCCTGGCGCCGCGGTCTCGCTACGAGGAAGTCGTCGAGGCCGTCAAGAACTTCGTCGCCGCGCTGCCGGTCGGTCTGCCGGACGACCCGGCCGCCCAGATCGGTGCGCTGATCAGCGAAAAGCAGCGGGAGCGCGTGGAGGGCTACATCGCCAAGGGCATCGAGGAGGGGGCGCGGCTGGTCTGCGGCGGCTCACGCCCCACGGGGCGCGAGGAGCTGGCCTCCGGCTTCTTCGTCGAGCCGACCGTCTTCGCCGACGTGGACAACTCCATGACCATCGCCCAGGAGGAGATCTTCGGACCGGTGCTGTCGATCATCGCCTACGACACCGAGGACGACGCGGTCGCGATCGCCAACGACTCGGTGTACGGACTCGCCGGCAGCGTGTGGACCTCCAACGTCGAGCGCGGGATCGAGATCGCCAAGAAGATCCGCACCGGGACGTACGGAATCAACTGGTACGCCTTCGACCCGTGCTGCCCCTTCGGCGGTTACAAGAACTCCGGGATCGGCCGGGAG